From one Pseudomonas fluorescens genomic stretch:
- the gcvH gene encoding glycine cleavage system protein GcvH, translating to MSELRFTEDHEWLRTEADGSVTVGITAFAQNALGDVVYVQLPELQRYEQGAEASTVESVKAASGVYMPLTGEVVAVNDQLEDNPERVNEDPLGEGWFFRFIPADASAVAQLLDQDAYDRLIKANADV from the coding sequence ATGAGCGAGTTGCGATTCACCGAAGATCACGAATGGCTGCGTACCGAAGCTGACGGCAGCGTCACCGTCGGGATTACCGCCTTCGCCCAAAACGCCCTGGGCGATGTGGTCTACGTGCAACTGCCGGAGCTGCAACGCTACGAGCAAGGCGCCGAAGCGTCGACCGTCGAGTCGGTGAAGGCCGCCAGCGGTGTGTACATGCCCCTGACCGGCGAGGTGGTTGCAGTCAACGACCAGCTCGAAGACAACCCCGAACGGGTCAACGAAGACCCGCTGGGCGAAGGCTGGTTCTTCCGTTTCATCCCCGCCGATGCCAGCGCCGTCGCGCAACTGCTCGACCAGGACGCCTACGACCGCCTGATCAAAGCCAACGCTGACGTCTGA
- the gcvP gene encoding aminomethyl-transferring glycine dehydrogenase produces MTINLGTANEFIARHIGPRQRDEQHMLATLGFDSLEAMSAAVIPDSIKGTSVLELGAGQSEAEALASLKAIASNNQLFKSFIGQGYYNCHTPAPILRNLLENPAWYTAYTPYQPEISQGRLEALLNFQTLISDLTGLPIANASLLDEATAAAEAMTFCKRLSKNKASHAFFASVHCHPQTLDVLRTRAEPLGIEVVVGDERELSDVSAFFGALLQYPASGGEVFDYRELVERFHAANALVAVAADLLALTLLTPPGEFGADVAIGSAQRFGVPLGFGGPHAAYFSTRDAFKRDMPGRLVGVSIDRFGKTALRLAMQTREQHIRREKATSNICTAQVLLANIASMYAVYHGPQGLKQIAERTHALTAILKAGLQQLGVQVEVEHFFDTLTLATGSATTALHDQARTQRLNLRQVDAQRLGLSLDETSSQADVEALWLLFADGKATPDFATLAAGVQAQLPRALLRQSAILEHPVFNRYHSETELMRYLRRLADKDLALDRTMIPLGSCTMKLNAASEMIPVTWAEFGNLHPFAPAEQSQGYQQLTHELEAMLCAATGYDAVSLQPNAGSQGEYAGLLAIRAYHQSRGEARRDICLIPSSAHGTNPATAHMAGMRVVVTACDARGNVDIDDLRAKALEHREHLAALMITYPSTHGVFEEAIGEICAIIHDNGGQVYIDGANMNAMVGLCAPGKFGGDVSHLNLHKTFCIPHGGGGPGVGPIGVKSHLAPFLPGHAHMDNKQGAVCAAPFGSASILPITWMYIRMMGGAGLKRASQMAILNANYIARRLEEHYPVLYTGSNGLVAHECILDLRPIKDSSGISVDDVAKRLIDFGFHAPTMSFPVAGTLMIEPTESESKEELDRFCEAMIRIREEIRAVESASLDKDDNPLKNAPHTAAEIAGEWSHPYSREQAVYPLASLVEGKYWPPVGRVDNVFGDRNLVCACPSIESYQDV; encoded by the coding sequence ATGACCATCAACCTCGGCACTGCCAACGAATTCATCGCTCGTCACATCGGCCCGCGCCAACGCGACGAACAGCACATGCTCGCCACCCTCGGCTTCGACTCGCTGGAAGCCATGAGCGCCGCTGTCATCCCCGACAGCATCAAGGGCACCAGCGTCCTTGAACTGGGCGCAGGGCAAAGCGAAGCCGAGGCCCTGGCCTCGCTCAAGGCCATCGCCAGCAACAACCAACTGTTCAAGAGTTTCATCGGCCAGGGTTACTACAACTGCCACACCCCGGCGCCGATCCTGCGCAACCTGCTGGAAAACCCGGCCTGGTACACTGCCTACACCCCGTACCAGCCAGAGATTTCCCAGGGCCGCCTGGAAGCGCTGCTGAATTTCCAGACCCTGATCAGCGACCTCACCGGCCTGCCGATCGCCAACGCATCCTTGCTCGACGAAGCCACCGCTGCCGCCGAAGCCATGACCTTCTGCAAACGCCTGAGCAAGAACAAGGCCAGCCATGCCTTCTTCGCGTCCGTGCATTGCCACCCGCAAACCCTCGACGTGCTGCGCACCCGTGCCGAGCCGCTGGGTATCGAGGTTGTCGTCGGCGACGAGCGTGAACTGAGCGATGTCAGCGCCTTCTTCGGCGCCCTGCTGCAATACCCGGCCAGCGGCGGTGAAGTCTTCGATTACCGTGAGCTGGTCGAGCGCTTCCACGCGGCCAATGCCCTGGTGGCCGTGGCCGCCGACCTGCTGGCCCTGACCCTGCTGACCCCGCCGGGCGAATTCGGCGCCGACGTGGCCATCGGCAGCGCCCAGCGCTTTGGTGTACCGCTGGGCTTCGGTGGTCCGCACGCGGCCTACTTCTCGACCCGCGACGCGTTCAAGCGCGACATGCCCGGCCGCCTGGTCGGTGTGTCGATCGACCGTTTCGGCAAGACCGCCCTGCGCCTGGCCATGCAGACCCGCGAACAACACATTCGCCGCGAGAAAGCCACCAGCAACATCTGCACCGCCCAAGTACTGCTGGCCAACATCGCCAGCATGTACGCCGTGTACCACGGCCCGCAGGGCCTGAAGCAGATTGCCGAGCGCACCCATGCGCTGACCGCGATCCTCAAGGCTGGCCTGCAGCAACTGGGTGTGCAGGTCGAAGTGGAACACTTCTTCGACACCCTGACCCTAGCCACCGGCAGCGCCACCACCGCCCTGCACGACCAGGCCCGCACCCAGCGCCTGAACCTGCGCCAGGTCGATGCCCAGCGCCTGGGCCTGTCGCTGGATGAAACCAGCAGCCAGGCCGACGTCGAAGCCCTGTGGCTGCTGTTCGCCGATGGCAAGGCCACCCCTGACTTCGCCACCCTCGCGGCCGGCGTTCAAGCGCAATTGCCTCGCGCGCTGCTGCGCCAGTCGGCGATCCTCGAACACCCGGTGTTCAACCGCTACCACAGCGAAACCGAGCTGATGCGCTACCTGCGCCGCCTGGCCGACAAAGACCTGGCGCTGGACCGCACCATGATTCCACTGGGCTCGTGCACCATGAAACTCAACGCCGCCAGCGAAATGATCCCGGTGACCTGGGCCGAGTTCGGCAACCTGCACCCGTTCGCACCGGCCGAGCAGAGCCAGGGTTACCAGCAACTGACCCACGAGCTGGAAGCCATGCTCTGCGCCGCCACCGGCTACGATGCCGTGTCGCTGCAGCCCAACGCCGGTTCCCAGGGCGAGTACGCCGGCCTGCTGGCCATCCGTGCCTACCACCAGAGCCGTGGCGAAGCGCGCCGCGACATCTGCCTGATCCCGTCCTCGGCCCATGGCACCAACCCCGCCACCGCGCACATGGCCGGCATGCGCGTGGTGGTCACTGCCTGTGACGCCCGTGGCAACGTCGACATCGACGACCTGCGCGCCAAGGCCCTCGAGCACCGCGAACACCTCGCCGCGCTGATGATCACCTACCCCTCGACCCACGGCGTGTTCGAAGAAGCCATCGGCGAGATCTGCGCGATCATCCACGACAACGGCGGCCAGGTGTACATCGACGGCGCCAACATGAACGCCATGGTTGGCCTCTGCGCCCCGGGCAAGTTCGGTGGCGACGTTTCGCACCTGAACCTGCACAAGACCTTCTGCATCCCTCACGGCGGTGGCGGCCCGGGCGTCGGCCCGATTGGCGTCAAATCGCACCTGGCGCCATTCCTGCCTGGCCATGCACACATGGACAACAAGCAGGGCGCGGTCTGCGCAGCACCGTTCGGCAGCGCCAGCATCCTGCCGATCACCTGGATGTACATCCGCATGATGGGTGGCGCCGGGCTCAAGCGCGCTTCGCAGATGGCCATCCTCAACGCCAACTACATCGCCCGCCGCCTGGAAGAGCACTATCCTGTGTTGTACACCGGTAGCAATGGCTTGGTGGCGCACGAGTGCATCCTCGATCTGCGTCCGATCAAGGACAGCAGCGGCATCAGCGTCGATGACGTGGCCAAGCGCCTGATCGACTTCGGCTTCCATGCCCCGACCATGTCGTTCCCGGTGGCCGGCACGCTGATGATCGAACCGACCGAAAGCGAGTCCAAAGAAGAACTGGACCGCTTCTGCGAGGCGATGATCCGCATCCGCGAAGAGATTCGCGCGGTGGAAAGCGCAAGCCTGGACAAGGACGACAACCCGCTCAAGAACGCCCCGCACACCGCCGCCGAAATCGCCGGTGAATGGAGCCACCCGTACAGCCGTGAGCAGGCGGTGTATCCGCTGGCATCGCTGGTGGAAGGCAAGTACTGGCCACCGGTCGGCCGGGTCGACAACGTGTTCGGCGACCGCAACCTGGTCTGCGCCTGCCCGTCGATCGAGAGCTATCAGGACGTCTGA
- a CDS encoding L-serine ammonia-lyase: protein MSLSVFDLFKIGIGPSSSHTVGPMRAAARFAEGLRRDDLLGATVCVKAELYGSLGATGKGHGSDKAVLLGLEGEHPDTVDTESISARLQAIRSSGRLNLLGEHAIDFVEKQHLAMIRKPLAFHPNGMIFRAFDAAGLQIRSREYYSVGGGFVVDEDAAGADRIVEDSTVLPYPFKTAKELLGHCAAQNLSISQIMLANESAWRPESETRSSLLHIWQVMQDCVSAGCRNEGILPGGLKVKRRAAALYRQLCSNPEASLRDALSVLDWVNLYALAVNEENAFGGRVVTAPTNGAAGIVPAVLHYYMRFIPGANDDGVVRFLLTAAAIGILYKENASISGAEVGCQGEVGVACSMAAGALCEVMGGSVQQVENAAEIGMEHNLGLTCDPIGGLVQVPCIERNAMGSVKAINAVRMALRGDGQHFVSLDKVIRTMRQTGADMKSKYKETARGGLAVNIIEC, encoded by the coding sequence ATGTCATTAAGCGTCTTCGACCTGTTCAAGATCGGCATCGGCCCCTCCAGTTCCCATACCGTCGGCCCCATGCGCGCCGCTGCACGCTTTGCCGAAGGCCTGCGCCGCGACGACCTGCTCGGCGCCACGGTCTGCGTCAAGGCCGAACTCTACGGCTCGCTCGGCGCCACCGGCAAAGGCCACGGCAGCGACAAGGCGGTGCTGCTCGGCCTTGAAGGCGAACACCCGGACACGGTCGATACCGAAAGCATCTCTGCTCGCCTGCAGGCGATCCGCAGCAGCGGCCGGCTCAACCTGCTCGGCGAGCACGCCATCGACTTCGTCGAAAAGCAGCACCTGGCAATGATCCGCAAACCCCTGGCCTTTCACCCCAACGGCATGATCTTCCGTGCCTTTGACGCCGCCGGTTTGCAGATTCGCAGCCGCGAGTATTACTCGGTGGGCGGTGGCTTCGTGGTCGATGAGGACGCGGCCGGTGCCGACCGCATCGTCGAAGACAGCACCGTGCTGCCCTACCCGTTCAAGACCGCCAAGGAACTGCTCGGCCACTGCGCGGCGCAGAACCTGTCGATCAGCCAGATCATGCTCGCCAACGAATCGGCCTGGCGCCCGGAAAGCGAAACCCGCAGCAGCCTGTTGCATATCTGGCAGGTCATGCAGGACTGCGTGTCCGCCGGATGTCGCAACGAAGGCATCCTGCCGGGCGGGCTCAAGGTCAAGCGCCGGGCCGCAGCGCTGTACCGCCAGCTGTGCAGCAACCCGGAGGCGAGCCTGCGCGATGCACTGTCGGTGCTCGACTGGGTCAACCTGTATGCCTTGGCCGTCAATGAAGAAAACGCCTTTGGCGGGCGCGTGGTTACCGCGCCGACCAATGGCGCCGCCGGTATCGTCCCGGCGGTGCTGCACTACTACATGCGCTTTATCCCGGGCGCCAATGACGACGGCGTGGTGCGTTTTCTGCTCACCGCCGCCGCCATCGGCATCCTCTATAAAGAAAACGCCTCGATCTCCGGTGCCGAAGTCGGTTGCCAGGGCGAGGTGGGCGTTGCTTGCTCGATGGCTGCCGGCGCGCTGTGCGAGGTCATGGGCGGCAGTGTGCAGCAGGTCGAGAACGCCGCCGAGATCGGCATGGAGCACAACCTGGGCCTGACCTGCGACCCGATTGGCGGGTTGGTCCAGGTGCCGTGCATCGAACGCAACGCCATGGGCTCGGTCAAGGCCATCAATGCCGTGCGCATGGCCCTGCGCGGTGACGGGCAGCACTTCGTCTCGCTGGATAAAGTCATCCGGACCATGCGCCAGACCGGCGCCGACATGAAAAGCAAATACAAGGAGACCGCCCGCGGCGGTCTGGCCGTCAACATCATCGAATGCTGA
- the gcvT gene encoding glycine cleavage system aminomethyltransferase GcvT gives MSTETLLKTPLHALHLELGARMVPFAGYDMPVQYPLGVMKEHLHSREQAGLFDVSHMGQIRLSGAAAAKALETLVPVDIIDLPVGMQRYAMFTNEHGGILDDLMVANLGNDELFLVVNAACKEQDLAHLRKHIGDQCQIQPLFEARALLALQGPAAVKVLERLAPCVAKMTFMQFQPVQLLGADCYVSRSGYTGEDGFEISVPAEKAEELARRLLAEPQVAAIGLGARDSLRLEAGLCLYGHDMNGQTTPIEASLLWAISKVRRADGERAGGFPGAEAIFAQQQSGVVRKRVGLLPQERTPVREGAEIVDEAGTVIGSICSGGFGPSLNAPVAMGYLDAAHTTLETPVWAIVRGKRVAMKVSKMPFVAQRYYRG, from the coding sequence ATGTCCACCGAAACACTGCTCAAGACCCCGCTGCACGCCTTGCACCTGGAACTGGGCGCCCGTATGGTGCCCTTCGCCGGTTACGACATGCCGGTCCAGTACCCGCTGGGGGTGATGAAAGAGCATCTGCACAGCCGCGAGCAGGCCGGTCTGTTCGATGTTTCGCACATGGGTCAGATCCGCCTGAGCGGCGCCGCTGCGGCCAAGGCCCTGGAAACCCTGGTGCCGGTCGACATCATTGACCTGCCGGTGGGCATGCAGCGCTATGCCATGTTCACCAACGAACACGGCGGCATCCTCGATGACCTGATGGTCGCCAACCTGGGCAACGACGAACTGTTCCTGGTGGTCAACGCCGCCTGCAAGGAACAGGACCTGGCCCACTTGCGCAAGCATATTGGTGATCAGTGCCAGATCCAGCCACTGTTCGAAGCGCGCGCCCTGCTGGCCCTGCAGGGCCCGGCGGCAGTCAAGGTGCTGGAGCGCCTGGCGCCTTGCGTGGCGAAGATGACCTTCATGCAGTTCCAGCCGGTACAACTGCTGGGCGCCGACTGCTACGTCAGCCGCTCGGGTTACACCGGTGAAGACGGTTTCGAGATTTCTGTCCCAGCCGAAAAAGCCGAGGAACTGGCCCGCCGCCTGCTGGCCGAACCGCAAGTGGCCGCGATCGGCCTGGGGGCACGGGACTCTCTGCGCCTGGAAGCCGGCCTGTGCCTGTATGGCCATGACATGAACGGCCAGACCACGCCAATCGAGGCCAGCCTGCTTTGGGCCATTTCCAAGGTGCGCCGCGCCGACGGCGAGCGCGCCGGTGGCTTCCCGGGTGCCGAGGCAATCTTCGCCCAGCAGCAAAGTGGCGTGGTGCGTAAACGCGTGGGCCTGCTGCCGCAGGAGCGCACACCGGTCCGCGAGGGCGCCGAGATCGTCGATGAAGCCGGTACGGTTATTGGCAGCATCTGCAGTGGTGGCTTTGGCCCGTCATTGAACGCGCCGGTGGCAATGGGTTACCTGGATGCCGCACATACCACACTGGAAACCCCAGTGTGGGCCATCGTGCGCGGCAAGCGCGTGGCAATGAAAGTCAGCAAGATGCCTTTTGTTGCCCAGCGCTATTACCGCGGCTGA
- a CDS encoding cold-shock protein, with protein MSQRQSGTVKWFNDEKGFGFITPESGPDLFVHFRAIQGNGFKSLKEGQKVTFIAVQGQKGMQADEVQAEG; from the coding sequence ATGTCCCAACGTCAGAGCGGTACCGTCAAGTGGTTTAACGACGAGAAAGGTTTTGGTTTCATCACTCCAGAAAGCGGTCCGGATCTGTTCGTACACTTCCGCGCTATTCAGGGCAACGGCTTCAAGAGCCTGAAAGAAGGTCAGAAAGTCACCTTCATCGCCGTGCAAGGCCAGAAAGGCATGCAGGCTGACGAAGTTCAAGCCGAAGGCTGA
- a CDS encoding RDD family protein — translation MPKHLLQPEGNFPAVDLGRRLAAMFYDFLLCTALLIVTAGAYKMIQMAIIGEARMRELTESGALDGDPLLSTILLFALFGFFAKFWTHGGQTLGMQVWGIRVQNADGSAISLWQALLRFVVAIGSWLCLGLGFLWALFDKRKRSWHDIYSDSQLVRVPKRK, via the coding sequence GTGCCCAAGCACCTGTTACAACCCGAGGGCAATTTCCCTGCGGTCGACCTCGGCCGCCGCCTGGCCGCCATGTTCTACGATTTCCTGCTGTGTACCGCGCTGCTGATCGTCACCGCCGGCGCGTACAAAATGATCCAGATGGCGATCATCGGTGAAGCCCGTATGCGCGAATTGACCGAGTCCGGCGCCCTGGATGGCGACCCGTTGCTATCAACGATCCTGTTGTTCGCCCTGTTCGGCTTTTTCGCCAAGTTCTGGACCCACGGCGGCCAGACCCTGGGCATGCAGGTCTGGGGCATTCGTGTGCAGAACGCCGACGGCAGTGCCATCAGTCTGTGGCAGGCCTTGCTGCGCTTCGTTGTCGCGATAGGCTCATGGTTGTGCCTGGGCCTGGGCTTTCTCTGGGCCCTCTTCGACAAACGCAAGCGCAGCTGGCATGACATTTATTCGGACAGCCAGTTGGTGCGGGTGCCCAAGCGAAAATAA
- a CDS encoding monalysin family beta-barrel pore-forming toxin, with the protein MDDNKLAAIDYPHKQGSAEIERYLLGGQEGLKPGCWVEGRTVFGDVFIGTQNWATYSRPVFAYLEHIDIVRVPGQLERKHTASIAQGYSKSFTQSVSVNYSVSAAINVVNVSSSIEVGYSETETWSTDTTRSEEIVFKGPEVYYGYQLHMVYAHCAGSAAAQVAHYFRHHKQLLQYGRRLDLFYLSSVAMNKFHYVTEKESIEPLTWDAVQQQVLANYDPGRNDGKFDFDLKAHQNHYQRY; encoded by the coding sequence CATAAGCAAGGTTCTGCCGAAATCGAACGGTACCTGCTGGGCGGGCAGGAGGGCCTCAAACCCGGGTGCTGGGTGGAGGGGCGCACGGTGTTTGGTGATGTGTTCATCGGCACACAGAACTGGGCGACTTATAGCCGGCCAGTGTTTGCTTATCTTGAGCATATCGATATTGTCCGCGTACCTGGGCAACTCGAGCGTAAACACACGGCGAGTATAGCCCAGGGCTACAGCAAGTCGTTTACGCAATCAGTGAGTGTTAACTATTCTGTGAGCGCCGCGATCAATGTTGTCAATGTTTCCTCTAGCATAGAAGTGGGCTACAGCGAGACGGAAACATGGTCGACTGATACCACCCGAAGTGAAGAGATCGTATTCAAAGGGCCGGAGGTTTATTATGGATATCAGCTGCACATGGTCTATGCCCACTGTGCAGGTAGTGCGGCAGCACAGGTAGCGCACTATTTCAGGCATCACAAGCAACTACTGCAGTACGGAAGGCGCCTGGACTTGTTCTATCTGTCATCGGTCGCGATGAATAAATTCCATTATGTAACGGAAAAAGAATCGATCGAGCCATTGACGTGGGACGCGGTGCAGCAGCAGGTGCTGGCCAATTACGACCCCGGTAGGAATGACGGCAAGTTTGATTTTGACCTGAAGGCTCACCAAAATCACTACCAGCGCTATTGA